A portion of the Candidatus Palauibacter australiensis genome contains these proteins:
- a CDS encoding type IV pilus twitching motility protein PilT, giving the protein MDARLVELLSEMVERGASDLHLTAGERPKLRIDGNLTNSRAEGALDPEDTEALGRSMLSEEQRERFAGESDFDFGFAIPGLSRFRANLFRQRGSVACAIRRVPVEIPSLRQLGVPSIIGRLADKPRGLVLVTGPTGSGKSTTLAAMVDRINAARAGHIVTIEDPIEFVHSHKRCIVNQREIGQDTPDFASALRYALRQDPDVILIGELRDPETIQAALTVAETGHLALGTLHTRSAAESIHRIIDAFPSHRQEQVRAQFAHVFEGVITQTLLRRAQGGGRVVACEILVATPAVRALIREAKVHQIHSAMQAARRFGMRTLNDALHRLYVRRQVDFEECLRITSDPAEFRRMARTSAPDGSAR; this is encoded by the coding sequence ATGGACGCACGTCTGGTTGAACTGCTGAGCGAGATGGTCGAACGGGGAGCGTCCGACCTGCACCTTACGGCGGGTGAACGCCCGAAGCTGCGGATCGACGGCAACCTCACGAACAGTCGCGCGGAGGGCGCGCTGGATCCGGAGGATACCGAGGCTCTGGGCCGTTCGATGCTCTCGGAGGAACAACGCGAGCGCTTCGCGGGCGAGTCGGACTTCGATTTCGGTTTCGCGATCCCCGGCCTCTCCCGCTTTCGCGCGAACCTGTTCCGGCAGCGAGGGAGCGTGGCGTGCGCCATCCGCCGCGTGCCGGTCGAGATCCCGAGCCTGCGCCAACTCGGCGTACCGTCGATCATCGGTCGGCTGGCGGACAAGCCGCGCGGGCTCGTGCTGGTGACGGGGCCCACCGGCTCGGGCAAATCGACGACGCTGGCGGCGATGGTGGACCGCATCAACGCGGCTCGCGCGGGCCACATCGTGACGATCGAGGATCCGATCGAATTCGTACATTCGCACAAGCGCTGCATCGTGAACCAGCGCGAGATCGGGCAGGACACGCCCGACTTCGCCAGCGCGCTGCGCTACGCCCTGCGCCAGGACCCGGACGTGATTCTCATTGGAGAGTTGCGGGATCCCGAGACGATTCAAGCCGCGCTCACGGTCGCGGAGACGGGGCACCTGGCGCTCGGGACGCTGCATACGCGTTCCGCGGCGGAATCCATCCACCGGATCATCGATGCCTTCCCCTCCCACCGGCAGGAGCAGGTGCGCGCACAGTTTGCCCACGTATTCGAGGGCGTCATCACGCAGACGCTCCTTCGCCGCGCCCAGGGCGGCGGACGTGTCGTCGCCTGCGAGATCCTGGTCGCGACGCCTGCCGTCCGCGCTTTGATCCGCGAGGCGAAGGTCCATCAGATCCACTCCGCGATGCAGGCCGCGCGCAGGTTCGGCATGCGGACGCTCAACGATGCGCTCCACCGGCTCTATGTCCGGCGGCAGGTGGACTTCGAGGAATGTCTTCGGATCACCTCCGATCCCGCCGAGTTCCGTCGCATGGCGAGGACGTCCGCGCCCGATGGATCCGCGCGGTGA
- a CDS encoding type II secretion system F family protein, with the protein MKTRDLVLFTRQFSVMISAGLPLTRTLETLALQAENSALRQVARDTLRDVEAGNTLAGALGRHPRIFAQLYVNMVHAGESGSRLDGILERLATFLEKSEQIRRKVRGAMLYPAVVLAVAIAVVATLLLFVIPTFETVFASFNATLPLPTRVVIGLSGIVQSWWWALLAAAGGAALILRRWVATDAGRLHVDRMLLQLPVLGPLIRKAAVSRVTRTLGTLLSSGVPILEGLEITARTAGNRVIEDAIQASRVAIRRGDSIARPLRETRAFPPMVARMIHVGEETGDLDGMLSRIADFYDDEVDAGAESLLRILEPVLIVILGGLVGGMIIAMYLPIFELINAIQ; encoded by the coding sequence GTGAAAACGCGTGATCTCGTACTCTTCACGCGGCAATTCTCCGTGATGATCAGCGCCGGGTTGCCGCTCACCCGGACACTGGAGACCCTCGCGCTCCAGGCGGAGAACTCCGCGCTTCGGCAGGTGGCCCGCGACACGCTTCGCGATGTGGAGGCTGGAAACACCCTCGCCGGCGCGCTCGGCAGGCACCCCCGCATTTTCGCCCAGCTCTACGTGAACATGGTCCATGCGGGCGAATCCGGGAGCAGGCTGGACGGGATTCTCGAGCGCCTCGCCACCTTCCTGGAAAAGAGTGAACAGATCCGTCGAAAAGTGAGGGGCGCCATGCTCTATCCGGCCGTCGTTCTCGCGGTGGCCATCGCGGTCGTTGCGACGCTCCTTCTCTTCGTGATCCCGACCTTCGAGACGGTCTTCGCGAGCTTCAATGCGACGCTCCCTCTCCCGACACGCGTGGTCATCGGCCTTTCCGGGATCGTCCAGAGCTGGTGGTGGGCGCTGCTCGCCGCGGCGGGCGGCGCGGCATTGATCCTGCGCCGCTGGGTCGCCACGGACGCGGGCCGGCTGCATGTCGACCGTATGCTGCTGCAACTGCCGGTTCTCGGCCCGCTGATTCGGAAGGCCGCGGTGTCCCGCGTCACGCGGACCCTGGGAACGCTGCTCTCGTCGGGCGTTCCGATTCTCGAGGGGCTCGAGATCACGGCGCGGACCGCGGGGAACCGCGTGATCGAGGATGCGATACAGGCGAGTCGCGTCGCGATCCGGCGGGGTGACTCCATCGCGCGGCCCCTGCGCGAAACCCGGGCCTTCCCGCCCATGGTGGCCCGAATGATCCACGTCGGAGAAGAAACCGGAGATCTCGACGGGATGCTGTCCCGGATCGCCGACTTCTACGATGACGAAGTCGATGCCGGCGCCGAGAGTCTGCTGAGGATACTGGAGCCCGTTCTGATCGTGATCCTCGGGGGTCTCGTCGGCGGGATGATCATCGCCATGTACCTCCCCATCTTCGAACTCATCAACGCGATCCAGTGA
- a CDS encoding prepilin-type N-terminal cleavage/methylation domain-containing protein — MQHGGTGRSGFSLVEVAVALAIAGLAATFIVSRQPLDRFSLTRAARVAESQLTLARLHAVATHAPTTVTLTGTRLEVSVSGGSLLSRVDLGGRALGRIDSVRLRPSTLRFNARGHGSPGNVYLYRGERGIRLVSNFVGRVRAEPLQH, encoded by the coding sequence GTGCAGCATGGCGGAACAGGGCGGAGCGGGTTCAGTCTGGTGGAGGTCGCGGTCGCGCTGGCGATCGCCGGATTGGCCGCGACCTTCATCGTCTCCCGCCAGCCCCTCGATCGCTTCAGCCTGACGCGAGCCGCCCGGGTCGCGGAGTCGCAGCTCACGCTGGCCCGCCTCCACGCCGTGGCGACTCATGCGCCGACTACGGTGACGCTCACGGGGACCCGGCTCGAAGTATCGGTGAGTGGAGGGTCGTTGCTGTCTCGCGTCGACCTCGGGGGCCGCGCCCTCGGCCGGATCGATTCGGTCCGCCTGCGGCCCTCCACTCTCCGATTCAACGCCCGGGGTCACGGATCCCCCGGTAACGTCTACCTGTATCGCGGCGAGCGCGGCATTCGGCTTGTCTCGAACTTCGTAGGCCGGGTTCGCGCGGAACCTCTTCAACATTGA
- a CDS encoding prepilin-type N-terminal cleavage/methylation domain-containing protein translates to MRRTTRSGAEGFTLIELLIVVVIIGILAAIAIPQFTSTKEKAFDAAAQSDIRNMMTAEEAHFFTSQAYAAVSVAAGGGADLDGDGTRDFQASTNIALTVTAYTDGYKITAKHASSPNTWCVNSSSGNADEAVGQIVEGTDC, encoded by the coding sequence ATGAGAAGAACGACGAGGAGTGGCGCAGAGGGGTTCACGCTGATCGAACTGCTGATCGTGGTCGTGATCATCGGCATTCTCGCGGCGATCGCGATTCCGCAGTTCACGAGTACGAAGGAAAAGGCGTTCGATGCCGCCGCGCAGAGCGACATTCGCAACATGATGACGGCCGAGGAGGCGCACTTCTTCACCAGCCAGGCGTATGCCGCGGTCAGCGTGGCCGCCGGCGGAGGGGCGGACCTGGATGGCGATGGGACTCGCGATTTCCAGGCCAGCACGAACATCGCGCTGACGGTGACGGCCTATACGGACGGCTACAAGATCACGGCGAAACACGCGTCCTCGCCGAACACCTGGTGCGTCAATTCGTCCTCCGGGAACGCCGATGAAGCCGTCGGACAGATCGTCGAGGGCACGGATTGCTAG
- the pilO gene encoding type 4a pilus biogenesis protein PilO — protein sequence MLPRDPRAQYRVLGLVLLLGCAAAFQLRFWNPRKAELAALAERVERAERANALAGPGDGNLDAIRQELLLGERQLAELQRLVPREGEVAAIYEAIAAETQSLGLELVHALPADPMADSTGYFVRQRWTLQVEGAYHDVGTLLTRIAGFARLVRPEVHEIVPSRIADSGRQLVHARFGLETFVLPPEDSASPEAR from the coding sequence GTGCTTCCCAGGGATCCCCGCGCGCAGTACCGGGTGCTCGGGCTCGTGCTCCTGCTGGGCTGCGCGGCGGCCTTCCAGCTGCGCTTCTGGAACCCGCGCAAGGCAGAACTGGCCGCGTTGGCGGAACGGGTCGAACGGGCAGAGCGGGCCAACGCCCTCGCCGGGCCGGGTGACGGCAACCTGGATGCGATCCGCCAGGAGCTCCTGCTCGGTGAAAGGCAACTCGCAGAACTGCAACGGCTTGTTCCGAGAGAGGGTGAAGTCGCGGCCATCTATGAGGCCATCGCGGCCGAGACACAGTCGCTCGGTCTCGAACTCGTCCACGCCCTGCCCGCCGATCCCATGGCCGACTCCACCGGGTACTTCGTGCGGCAACGGTGGACGCTTCAGGTCGAGGGGGCCTACCACGATGTCGGCACGCTGCTGACGCGAATCGCCGGCTTCGCCCGCCTCGTACGGCCCGAGGTCCACGAAATCGTACCCTCCCGGATCGCCGACTCGGGGCGGCAACTCGTTCACGCCCGCTTCGGCCTTGAGACCTTCGTGCTTCCGCCCGAGGACAGCGCTTCCCCGGAGGCAAGATGA
- a CDS encoding PilN domain-containing protein, which translates to MIEINLLPESQRARQGLPTDGSAAGGLRIDVWGVALLISALTIPPGAAALWWLQRTEAVELGARLEAVVADSARLAELRAASDSLTERSREIRERVALVEQLDRDRFAWPHLMDEISRALPPPAWLTSLRQLSAPPDLAVELQGVAGSPLAITEFVRGLGMSDYIADVKIIGSQLQGSDPDQGARQAFTLVLRFDHAPAVWRVEPT; encoded by the coding sequence GTGATCGAGATCAACCTTCTGCCCGAATCTCAGCGCGCGCGGCAAGGGCTTCCGACCGACGGGAGCGCCGCGGGCGGTCTCCGCATCGACGTTTGGGGTGTCGCGCTGCTGATTTCGGCGTTGACGATCCCGCCGGGCGCGGCCGCGCTGTGGTGGTTGCAACGGACCGAAGCCGTCGAGCTCGGGGCGCGTCTTGAAGCGGTCGTGGCGGACTCGGCGCGGCTCGCCGAACTCCGGGCCGCAAGCGACAGTCTGACCGAAAGGTCTCGCGAGATCCGCGAGCGCGTCGCGCTGGTCGAACAGCTGGACCGCGACCGTTTCGCGTGGCCGCACCTGATGGACGAAATCAGCCGCGCGCTCCCGCCCCCGGCCTGGCTGACTTCTCTGCGTCAACTGTCGGCGCCGCCCGACCTTGCCGTCGAACTCCAGGGGGTTGCGGGCAGTCCGCTCGCGATCACGGAGTTCGTCCGTGGCCTGGGGATGTCGGACTACATCGCCGATGTGAAGATCATCGGAAGCCAGTTGCAGGGGTCCGATCCCGATCAGGGCGCTCGGCAGGCCTTCACCCTCGTTCTTCGGTTTGACCATGCCCCCGCCGTGTGGCGGGTCGAGCCCACCTGA
- the pilM gene encoding type IV pilus assembly protein PilM, with translation MKGFGLRRRKATVGVDIGSGFNKAAVIEHREHRPRLTALATAPNEPAAVRGGTIREPERVADTLSSMFRRARIKPRDVVIGIGGRDVLSKVIEIDRMDEAEARAVMPWEAEQHVPFDMKNVELDFAIIDPHGDGSTMTVLLAAAKRDVVEARVALLRRADLNPTAVDVEALALRNAFEANYPGAMKDVTVLVDIGDHSTAIHLLRNGLPLLTRELAIGTPAADELDECALRIARGIDRAGAFVETGPGIARAYLCGGGATASGLVEILAETTGVETRLASAFERIEVAPDVADRTDLDSVAPLLMLSVGLALRPPVRGG, from the coding sequence ATGAAGGGATTCGGATTGCGGCGCCGGAAAGCGACCGTCGGAGTCGATATCGGCAGCGGCTTCAATAAGGCCGCGGTGATCGAGCATCGCGAGCACAGGCCGCGCCTGACCGCGCTCGCGACCGCTCCGAACGAGCCGGCCGCCGTTCGCGGCGGGACGATCCGGGAGCCGGAACGTGTGGCCGACACGCTCTCCTCGATGTTCAGGCGGGCGCGAATCAAGCCGCGCGATGTCGTCATCGGCATCGGCGGGCGCGATGTCCTCAGCAAGGTGATCGAGATCGACCGGATGGATGAAGCGGAGGCCCGCGCCGTGATGCCGTGGGAAGCGGAGCAGCACGTCCCCTTCGACATGAAGAACGTGGAACTGGACTTCGCGATCATCGATCCGCACGGCGATGGCTCGACGATGACCGTGCTGCTGGCGGCGGCGAAGCGCGACGTCGTCGAGGCGCGGGTCGCACTCCTGCGGCGAGCGGACCTCAACCCCACGGCCGTCGACGTGGAAGCCCTGGCCCTTCGCAACGCGTTCGAGGCGAACTATCCGGGCGCCATGAAGGATGTGACCGTGTTGGTCGACATCGGGGATCATTCCACCGCCATACACCTGCTCCGAAACGGACTCCCCCTGCTGACCCGGGAACTGGCGATCGGCACCCCGGCCGCCGACGAACTGGACGAGTGCGCCCTCCGGATCGCGCGCGGCATCGACCGGGCGGGGGCGTTCGTAGAGACGGGACCGGGGATCGCGCGCGCGTACCTGTGCGGGGGAGGGGCCACGGCGTCCGGACTGGTCGAGATCCTCGCAGAGACAACCGGCGTCGAAACGCGCCTCGCGAGTGCATTCGAACGCATCGAGGTCGCGCCGGACGTCGCGGACCGGACCGATCTGGACTCGGTGGCGCCGCTGCTCATGCTCTCAGTCGGGCTGGCTCTGCGGCCCCCGGTCCGGGGTGGCTGA
- a CDS encoding prepilin-type N-terminal cleavage/methylation domain-containing protein has translation MKTTGFSLIEVLLAIVVTSVGILGAAAVVLGIGSQALRAGWATEHTLAGRNAVESLVRAGHAAATSHASTVDVGGRRFDVSHDVTHPSPRLKHARVTVSLPPAPMAEFEVVLARLRPLPAAP, from the coding sequence TTGAAGACCACGGGCTTCAGTCTGATCGAGGTCCTGCTGGCCATCGTCGTGACGTCCGTCGGGATCCTTGGAGCGGCGGCCGTAGTGCTCGGGATCGGTTCGCAGGCGCTCCGGGCGGGGTGGGCGACGGAGCACACGCTCGCGGGTCGAAACGCCGTGGAGTCGCTCGTCCGGGCCGGACACGCCGCGGCGACCTCCCACGCGAGTACCGTCGATGTCGGTGGACGTCGCTTCGACGTCTCGCACGACGTGACCCACCCCTCGCCGCGGCTCAAGCACGCCCGCGTGACCGTGTCCCTGCCGCCGGCCCCGATGGCCGAATTCGAGGTCGTTCTCGCGCGGCTCCGCCCGCTGCCCGCTGCGCCATGA